Below is a genomic region from Sneathia vaginalis.
ATCATATCAATTAGTGAATATACCATTAGCATTTACTGGGTCTATGGCTCAGAAATTATATTCTGAAAATGGTGATATGGTTGAAAAAATTTTAAATAATGATGAAATTGAGTATATTACTAAATTTTATGATATAGACACTAATGTTGATAAAATAATTAAAATGATAAATAGACTTAACAATAAGGAGGAATGTTAATATGGCAAGAAGAGTATTTTTTAGCTTTCATTATGAAGAGGATATTAATAGATCAATGACAGTGAGAAATAGTTGGGTTACTCGAGGCAAAGAGGCTGCAGGTTTTATTGATAAGGCGGAATTTGAAAAGGTTAAAAGAAATGGCGAAAATGCTGTTTACAAATGGATAGATAAGCAACTAGAAGGAACTTCAGTTACTGTAGTCCTAATTGGCAAAGAAACATTAAACCGTCAATTTGTCCAATATGAAATACGAAAAAGCATTGAAAGAGGGAATGCAATAATTGGGATTTATATACATAACATTAGAGATGTGAGAACTCAAAGAACATCAGTAAAGGGTAATTCACATACTGTTATTGGATACTATAATGATTGTACACCTATGTATTTTGACTCTATTTGTGATGGTTTATATGACTATTCGGAAGATTATGGATATTATAATTTGGGAAGCTGGATTGAAAAAGCAGCACAAAAAAAAGGAAAATAAATGTAGTAAGTTGATAAAAATAGCGAGGTGATAGGTTATGAAAGAGATTTTTGAGAAAGGAGAATTTAGTAAATATAGGATTAATAACTTACAAAAATCTAAGTGTGCTATTAAAGAGTCTTTTGCTTTTTTTGAGGAAAAAGTTCCTATCTTTATATCACATAAACATGAGGATTTAGATGATTTAAAGGGTATTATAGGATTTCTTGAAAAAAATTTTAATGTTATTGCATATATTGATAGTAGTGATTTATCTATGCCTAAAATAACATCTGGAGAGACTGCTAAAAAAATTAAAGATAGAATAAAAAAATGCAAAATGTTTATTTTATTAGCCACTGATGGAGCAGTCGAATCAAAATGGTGTAATTGGGAGTTAGGATTTGCTGATGCGATTAAAGGGAAAAAAGTTGTACTTTTTCCTATGAAAGAGAAGGGGAGTAACTATAAAGGAAATGAGTATATGGAAATATATTCATATATAACATATTTTTATGGGCGAGAAAAATATAATTCAGGGAAAAAAGTGAATGCAGGATATTATGTTATGACAAAATCTAAAGGTAAAAAATCTATAATTTCACTTTCAAGTTGGCTAAAAGAGTAATTGGTTATGGGAAAAACAAAGAGACAATTTAATAAAATTTATATTAAATATAAAAAGAAATTTAAAAATCCAATTCAACAAGTTTTGATGTTAATGCCGCAAACTTTTTCAGGCGATAATATCGTTAATACATTTAAAGAGTTATATCCATATATGTGGGATGATTTGAATAAACAGTATAAATTTTGGCATAATAAGAATGTGCTTTTGCTTAGGCATTGCAGAAAGAGCAGATATAATTTTAGGAAACCATACAATTTTATTTTAGATTGTGCTTATCATAGTGCGAAGAAACTTAGAAAAGATAAGAACAGAATTATTTTGGAAAAAGATGAGGTGGGGAATTTAAAAAATGAAATAAAGAAGCTATCAAAATCCAAATTTAATAAAAGAAAACAAAAAGTCGACGGCACATTAAGATTTATTCAAGAAATAGAACCATCATATACATCATTTTTTATAGATAGATATTTTAATACTTACGACTTGCATCAAAAATTAGAGATAATGAGAGAGCTTTCAAAATATAAATCATCAAATATTACAGAGTTTTTTTACAAGGTTAATTCATGTACGAGAAATTTTTCTTTAAAAATAGAAGCCCAAAACTATATTCAATCTATTGGATTACCATTTATGTTAAGACGTAAGAAAAAAGGTAAGAAAAATTATAATGATAACGAAATTATAAAAAACAATTCAGGTCCTGAAGTTTTAAAACAGAGATTGTACGTAGATGATTTAGAAAAGGTGAAAAGATTTGATATTTTTATATCTCATAACTCTAGTGATATGAATCAAGTAGTTGAATTATATAAAAAACTAAATACAAAAGGATATGTGGTTTATATAGATTGGGTTAATGATAAATATGATTTGAAACGAGAATGGTGTAATGCTTCAACATCAGAAATTATTAAACTAAGAATACATCAAAGTAAGAATTTTATAATATTTTTAACAGAATCGACTCTTAAATCGCAGTGGTGTTCATGGGAACTTGGATATGCAGATGCTTTGAATAAAAAAATTTATGTTTATATTTCACCCACTTTTAAAAATAAAGATATTCCTATTTTATATAAAAGTTACACTGAAATAAAAAGTGTTGATGAAATTATAATAGAAAATTATTGAAATAATGTGAATTGTATATAACATATAAATTTCATAGTATATTTTAGAAGAATGCTCATGTATTAGGGTGTTCTTTTTTTATATTTTATCAAGTGTAACACGTTTGATATATAATTATTTTTTCTACCCCTTGGGATTAGTCACCCGAGGGGTTTTTGAATGCTATAAACAAAAATATTTGATCCCCTTTTATTTATTTTACATTTTGGTTAAAAAATGATAATGCCATATTATTGTTTAAAATTATATGTTTTCTCCAAGCAAAACAATGCAGGTTAAAAAATAAACATACATTTAATAAAAATGTTCTTTTTT
It encodes:
- a CDS encoding TIR domain-containing protein — its product is MARRVFFSFHYEEDINRSMTVRNSWVTRGKEAAGFIDKAEFEKVKRNGENAVYKWIDKQLEGTSVTVVLIGKETLNRQFVQYEIRKSIERGNAIIGIYIHNIRDVRTQRTSVKGNSHTVIGYYNDCTPMYFDSICDGLYDYSEDYGYYNLGSWIEKAAQKKGK
- a CDS encoding toll/interleukin-1 receptor domain-containing protein; the protein is MKEIFEKGEFSKYRINNLQKSKCAIKESFAFFEEKVPIFISHKHEDLDDLKGIIGFLEKNFNVIAYIDSSDLSMPKITSGETAKKIKDRIKKCKMFILLATDGAVESKWCNWELGFADAIKGKKVVLFPMKEKGSNYKGNEYMEIYSYITYFYGREKYNSGKKVNAGYYVMTKSKGKKSIISLSSWLKE
- a CDS encoding toll/interleukin-1 receptor domain-containing protein, with translation MGKTKRQFNKIYIKYKKKFKNPIQQVLMLMPQTFSGDNIVNTFKELYPYMWDDLNKQYKFWHNKNVLLLRHCRKSRYNFRKPYNFILDCAYHSAKKLRKDKNRIILEKDEVGNLKNEIKKLSKSKFNKRKQKVDGTLRFIQEIEPSYTSFFIDRYFNTYDLHQKLEIMRELSKYKSSNITEFFYKVNSCTRNFSLKIEAQNYIQSIGLPFMLRRKKKGKKNYNDNEIIKNNSGPEVLKQRLYVDDLEKVKRFDIFISHNSSDMNQVVELYKKLNTKGYVVYIDWVNDKYDLKREWCNASTSEIIKLRIHQSKNFIIFLTESTLKSQWCSWELGYADALNKKIYVYISPTFKNKDIPILYKSYTEIKSVDEIIIENY